TTGTTATTGCAGGATACGTTCAGGAATACTGATTTTTAATAAAGAAGAGAAAAAGACAGGGAGCATTTAGCTCCTGTTCTGCAATAAGAAAACGAGTAGTATATCAGTAATTCTCACAAACTTCAAAGAAGTTCATGAAAAGCTCCTCGCCCTGTGCTGTGTGAGCAACTTCAGGATGCCACTGTACGCCATAGATCGGTCTCTCAGGGTGGCGCATTGCCTCTATTTCGCACACATCCGAGCGTGCGAGGTGCAGGAATCCTTCCGGAAGCGCTATGACCTCATCAGCATGGGAAGCCCAGACGGATGTTCTGGGACCAAGCCCTTTGAGGATATCGTCCTCATCCAGAATCTCCACATCGATCTCGGCATAGCCGCCGAGGTCGCCTGAACCGGTCTGGCCGCCGAAGGTCCTGGCAATGAGCTGGTGTCCCAGGCAGATGCCCAGAATCGGCCGGTCGATGCTCTCCACGT
This genomic stretch from Methanococcoides sp. LMO-2 harbors:
- a CDS encoding GMP synthase subunit A, with product MRELKILVINNYGQFCHLIHRTVRDLDMDTKIVSNTTPVEEILEQEPDGIILSGGPSMERIGLCQEYVESIDRPILGICLGHQLIARTFGGQTGSGDLGGYAEIDVEILDEDDILKGLGPRTSVWASHADEVIALPEGFLHLARSDVCEIEAMRHPERPIYGVQWHPEVAHTAQGEELFMNFFEVCENY